The Pyrococcus kukulkanii genome contains a region encoding:
- a CDS encoding FecCD family ABC transporter permease, with translation MRKIILALSLVSLGSIVVALSIGAVNVPLNEVISSLSPSSISLYRRGDLSGAKFIILDIRLPRVLLAYLVGFSLALSGTASQALFKNPLADPYVLGISGGASIGAALALAYDPRYIEIAAFFGAVLAVYIVYSISKVNGHIPVDVLLLAGIAVGFFSHAVTSYVLYTNKDRIHQGLLWLFGTFALATWKKVGIMLGVSILGALLLFMSWRELNLLLLGEESIALGLDVNMYRKLIILAISIMTGVAVAESGVIGFIGLVSPHIMRMIVGPNHKRLLPTAAMFGGILAVLSDLIARIAIAPAEIPIGIVTALFGAPFFAYLLVRKKRGELYA, from the coding sequence GTGAGAAAGATAATCCTTGCACTTTCCCTAGTCTCACTGGGCTCGATAGTAGTAGCATTGTCTATTGGGGCAGTTAATGTTCCGCTTAATGAGGTTATTTCTTCTCTTTCTCCATCCTCAATATCTCTTTATAGGAGAGGGGATCTTTCGGGGGCGAAATTCATAATTCTTGACATAAGATTACCAAGGGTTTTGCTGGCATACCTTGTTGGGTTTTCGTTGGCACTCTCTGGAACCGCGAGCCAAGCCCTGTTTAAGAATCCCCTGGCAGATCCCTATGTATTGGGCATAAGTGGAGGGGCCTCGATAGGGGCCGCTCTGGCATTAGCCTATGACCCTAGGTACATAGAAATTGCCGCATTCTTTGGAGCGGTTTTGGCGGTTTACATTGTTTACTCAATATCAAAGGTAAACGGACATATCCCCGTAGATGTCTTATTGCTCGCGGGGATAGCGGTTGGCTTCTTCTCACACGCCGTGACGTCTTACGTGCTCTATACGAACAAGGACAGGATTCATCAAGGATTGCTGTGGCTCTTCGGAACTTTCGCATTAGCCACGTGGAAGAAGGTAGGGATTATGCTGGGGGTATCGATCTTGGGAGCGTTGTTATTGTTCATGAGCTGGAGAGAGCTTAACCTACTTTTATTAGGTGAGGAGAGCATCGCGTTAGGGTTAGACGTAAACATGTATAGGAAGCTTATAATATTAGCGATCTCTATAATGACGGGAGTGGCCGTTGCGGAAAGTGGAGTAATCGGATTCATTGGTCTTGTAAGTCCACACATCATGAGAATGATAGTTGGTCCAAATCACAAGAGACTATTACCAACGGCCGCAATGTTTGGGGGAATACTAGCTGTCCTTTCAGACTTGATAGCGAGAATAGCAATAGCTCCAGCTGAAATTCCGATAGGAATAGTAACGGCGCTCTTTGGGGCTCCCTTCTTTGCTTACCTTCTGGTGAGGAAGAAGAGAGGTGAGTTGTATGCCTAA
- a CDS encoding ABC transporter ATP-binding protein gives MPKLHVDISFSYGSKRVLDGISFEAEKGKLLAIIGPNGSGKSTLLKCIAGILKPEGKIIYDGIDLIHLRPKERARIVSYVPQSSFPEFAFTVEEFVELGTYASGGDVEKALESVGLIEKREEFITNLSGGEYQLALIARALAQGSDVMLLDEPTSHLDINHAKEVVDLLLRLKDEKVIIAVLHDLNIALNYADEILVLKHGRIVWRGSPDEVSEKVIEESYSVTPRIIRINGIKAVIP, from the coding sequence ATGCCTAAGCTTCACGTTGACATCTCGTTCTCCTATGGCTCGAAAAGAGTCCTTGATGGTATCAGTTTCGAAGCAGAAAAGGGAAAGTTACTTGCAATAATAGGGCCAAATGGATCAGGAAAATCCACACTACTTAAATGTATAGCGGGAATACTAAAGCCCGAGGGCAAGATAATTTATGATGGTATTGACTTAATACACTTAAGGCCAAAGGAGAGGGCGAGGATAGTTTCCTATGTTCCTCAAAGTTCTTTTCCAGAGTTTGCATTTACCGTTGAGGAGTTCGTTGAGTTGGGAACTTACGCAAGTGGAGGGGACGTGGAAAAAGCTCTTGAAAGCGTTGGACTAATAGAGAAAAGGGAGGAATTTATAACGAATTTAAGTGGGGGAGAGTATCAACTTGCTCTAATAGCAAGGGCCCTGGCCCAGGGAAGTGATGTGATGCTACTTGATGAGCCAACGAGTCATCTGGACATAAACCACGCCAAGGAAGTCGTTGACCTTCTCCTGAGGCTTAAGGATGAGAAGGTAATAATAGCTGTTCTTCACGATTTAAACATAGCCCTCAACTATGCTGACGAAATTCTCGTTCTTAAACATGGCAGGATAGTGTGGAGAGGATCTCCAGACGAAGTTTCGGAGAAAGTAATAGAGGAAAGCTATAGCGTAACGCCAAGGATTATTAGGATTAATGGGATAAAGGCGGTTATACCCTAA
- a CDS encoding NTPase — MRFFVSGMPGVGKTTLAKRVADEIRREGYKVGGIITQEIRSGPKRVGFRVIAIDTGEIGRLAYVGYGQPRLGKYVVDVEGFEKVAIPAISRALREADLIVIDEIGPMEFKSNEFLKALGLVLKSEKYLLATVHRRLVDRYRPLGEYYWLTPENRNEVFAEILGKIKRGLKNENSSDKAKD; from the coding sequence ATGAGGTTCTTCGTAAGTGGAATGCCTGGGGTTGGGAAGACGACATTAGCCAAGAGGGTAGCGGATGAAATAAGGCGAGAGGGATACAAGGTCGGAGGGATAATAACTCAAGAGATAAGGAGCGGCCCAAAGAGGGTAGGGTTTAGGGTAATAGCAATTGACACAGGTGAAATCGGAAGATTGGCTTACGTTGGCTACGGGCAACCAAGGCTTGGCAAGTACGTTGTAGATGTTGAAGGTTTTGAGAAGGTTGCAATTCCAGCGATATCGAGGGCTCTTAGAGAGGCTGATCTTATTGTGATAGACGAGATAGGACCAATGGAGTTCAAGAGTAATGAATTCTTAAAAGCTCTCGGTCTAGTTCTCAAGAGCGAAAAATACCTCCTAGCTACAGTTCACAGAAGGCTAGTTGACAGGTACAGGCCCTTAGGGGAGTACTATTGGCTAACCCCAGAGAACAGAAACGAAGTTTTCGCGGAGATCTTGGGGAAGATCAAGAGGGGACTAAAAAATGAGAACTCAAGTGATAAAGCCAAGGATTAG
- the taw2 gene encoding tRNA(Phe) (4-demethylwyosine(37)-C(7)) aminocarboxypropyltransferase Taw2 produces MRTQVIKPRIREILSKELPPELVSLLPKRWVKIGDVLLLPLRPELEPYKHRIAQVYAEVIGAKTVLRKGHIHGETRKPDYELLYGNDTVTVHVENGIKYKLDVAKIMFSPANVKERVRMANIARPDELVVDMFAGIGHLSLPIAVHCKAKVIAIEKDPYTFKFLVENIHLNKVQDRMTAYNMDNRDFPGENIADRILMGYVVKTHDFIPKALEIAKDEAIIHYHNTVPEKLMPEEPFETFKKIAREHGYDVEKLNELRIKRYAPGVWHVVLDLRVYKV; encoded by the coding sequence ATGAGAACTCAAGTGATAAAGCCAAGGATTAGAGAAATTCTATCCAAAGAGCTCCCTCCTGAGTTAGTGAGTTTGCTTCCGAAAAGGTGGGTTAAGATAGGGGATGTTTTGTTGCTTCCCCTCAGGCCAGAGCTTGAGCCTTACAAGCATAGGATAGCTCAAGTATATGCTGAAGTCATTGGGGCAAAGACCGTTTTAAGAAAAGGTCATATACATGGGGAAACGAGAAAGCCCGATTATGAATTGCTTTACGGAAATGATACAGTGACGGTTCACGTTGAGAACGGGATTAAGTACAAGCTTGATGTTGCCAAGATAATGTTCTCCCCTGCAAACGTCAAAGAGAGAGTCAGAATGGCCAACATTGCTAGGCCCGATGAGCTCGTTGTTGATATGTTTGCCGGGATAGGACACTTAAGCCTCCCCATAGCCGTTCACTGCAAGGCTAAAGTGATAGCGATAGAGAAAGACCCCTACACCTTCAAGTTCTTAGTCGAAAACATCCACTTAAACAAAGTCCAAGATAGGATGACGGCTTACAACATGGACAACAGAGACTTTCCTGGGGAGAACATAGCCGATAGGATACTCATGGGGTACGTCGTCAAAACTCATGATTTCATTCCCAAGGCTCTTGAGATAGCCAAGGATGAAGCTATAATACACTATCACAACACCGTTCCTGAGAAGCTAATGCCAGAGGAACCTTTTGAAACCTTCAAGAAGATTGCTAGAGAGCACGGGTATGATGTTGAAAAGCTGAACGAGCTCAGGATAAAGAGATATGCCCCAGGAGTTTGGCACGTCGTCTTGGATTTGAGGGTGTATAAAGTCTAG
- a CDS encoding arginase family protein — MVTFLAVGEKPNREGVIYTAKLLKREGLVDDYVITEKPREDKIYVVGDHSGTYGVLQVLKVRSVLSIDAHTDLMQDYFDHASWLAYALRDGIVERASVIGAVLMIPTTERTKLWTKSVKIFPALPRTRRVRGRWRRYINLKQHGLFVVDEARRFLGDEIYLTIDLDVLRPEYRIARFQHGELTLRELLEIIEEIFKRFSVVAVDIAEVSDRVARSKLGRRALIEVFSLIREVMG; from the coding sequence ATGGTGACGTTCTTGGCCGTAGGCGAGAAGCCCAACAGGGAAGGGGTGATATACACCGCGAAGCTCCTCAAAAGGGAAGGCTTAGTTGATGACTACGTGATAACGGAGAAACCCAGGGAGGATAAAATCTACGTCGTTGGTGATCATTCTGGAACTTATGGCGTGCTTCAGGTTCTGAAAGTTCGATCTGTCTTAAGTATTGACGCCCACACGGATTTAATGCAAGATTATTTTGATCATGCCTCGTGGCTTGCATATGCCTTGCGGGATGGGATAGTTGAAAGGGCCAGCGTCATAGGAGCTGTCTTAATGATCCCTACCACTGAAAGGACAAAGCTATGGACGAAGAGCGTTAAGATATTTCCCGCCCTTCCAAGAACCAGAAGAGTAAGGGGGAGGTGGAGGAGATACATCAACTTGAAACAACATGGTCTTTTCGTTGTAGATGAGGCTAGGAGGTTCCTTGGTGATGAGATTTATCTTACAATAGATTTGGACGTGCTGAGGCCTGAATATAGGATAGCTAGGTTCCAGCACGGAGAGTTAACCCTAAGGGAGTTGTTGGAGATTATTGAGGAAATATTCAAGAGATTTAGCGTAGTTGCCGTTGACATTGCAGAGGTTAGTGATAGGGTGGCGAGATCAAAGCTTGGTAGGAGAGCGTTAATAGAAGTTTTCTCCTTAATTAGGGAGGTGATGGGATGA
- a CDS encoding Sjogren's syndrome/scleroderma autoantigen 1 family protein, with product MITDEEIRKVIAPLLLSGAKMLDKHCPKCGSPLFEKDGRVFCPVCEYREKKRKRELKGVEEVLMEKFKELANSMPTEVEKLRVHLEVMEKLLTIIERYKKLEGGT from the coding sequence ATGATAACGGACGAAGAAATCAGGAAGGTCATTGCACCCCTACTACTCTCAGGTGCGAAGATGCTTGATAAACACTGCCCTAAGTGTGGTTCCCCTCTTTTCGAAAAGGATGGTAGGGTGTTCTGTCCAGTTTGTGAATATAGGGAAAAGAAGAGGAAGCGGGAACTTAAGGGTGTTGAGGAAGTTCTAATGGAAAAATTTAAAGAGCTAGCGAATTCAATGCCTACGGAGGTTGAAAAGCTTAGGGTTCACCTTGAAGTTATGGAGAAACTTCTCACGATAATCGAGAGGTATAAAAAGCTGGAGGGAGGAACATGA
- a CDS encoding ArsR family transcriptional regulator: protein MKHLKILKVLESGEKSEEEIAKVTGLSRLETRRFLLRLAEQGKVESFQKEGKIFWKIREKKPEEEEFKYL from the coding sequence ATGAAGCACTTAAAGATACTAAAAGTCCTTGAAAGTGGCGAAAAAAGTGAAGAAGAAATAGCCAAAGTGACTGGACTCTCAAGACTTGAAACAAGAAGATTTCTTCTTAGGCTTGCAGAACAGGGAAAAGTTGAGAGCTTCCAGAAAGAGGGCAAAATTTTCTGGAAGATAAGGGAGAAGAAACCGGAAGAAGAGGAGTTTAAGTATCTTTAG
- the trmBL2 gene encoding HTH-type transcriptional regulator TrmBL2: MSKDRMVELLQEHFELNLYEARAYVALVAFGVLTPAELASVSEVPAPRTYDVLRSLEKKGFAMNQPGKTNKYRPVHPANILEKFIQDWQERVKEELEAKKKAKEELLELMAPLIETEVPKYGVERVWVVRGIKNSTLKTKEMLEEVQNELLLADDGFIAINLEDDIIKAVDRGVRARIILTKNLLPRIKGSKIVQYANDGKIELKVLEKFDLPMLICDEEVFFALEDLAARYFNYETQVWIKDHRVVNLFKKKFEEYWEKAESA, from the coding sequence ATGAGCAAGGATAGGATGGTAGAACTATTACAAGAACACTTTGAGTTGAACTTATACGAGGCTAGAGCTTATGTTGCCTTAGTAGCGTTTGGCGTTCTTACACCTGCAGAGTTGGCAAGTGTTTCCGAGGTGCCTGCTCCAAGAACTTACGACGTTCTGAGGAGCCTTGAGAAGAAGGGCTTCGCAATGAACCAGCCAGGAAAGACCAACAAGTACAGGCCAGTACACCCAGCTAACATTCTTGAGAAGTTCATTCAGGACTGGCAAGAGAGGGTCAAGGAAGAGCTTGAGGCAAAGAAGAAGGCCAAGGAAGAGTTGCTTGAGCTAATGGCCCCCCTTATAGAAACGGAAGTTCCAAAGTACGGTGTCGAGAGGGTCTGGGTAGTCAGAGGAATCAAGAACTCAACCCTCAAGACCAAGGAGATGCTCGAAGAAGTCCAGAACGAGCTCCTCCTTGCAGATGACGGCTTCATAGCAATTAACCTTGAAGACGACATAATTAAAGCAGTTGACAGGGGAGTCAGGGCAAGGATAATCCTAACCAAGAACCTACTACCTAGGATAAAGGGTTCAAAGATCGTTCAGTATGCTAACGATGGAAAGATCGAGCTTAAGGTTCTCGAGAAATTCGACTTACCAATGTTGATCTGCGACGAGGAAGTATTCTTTGCACTTGAAGACCTTGCAGCAAGGTACTTCAACTATGAGACTCAGGTATGGATCAAAGACCACAGGGTTGTCAACTTATTCAAGAAGAAGTTTGAGGAGTACTGGGAGAAGGCGGAGAGCGCCTAA
- the rgy gene encoding reverse gyrase — protein sequence MKAIYRGMCPNCRGAITDDRLASKNPCDACLDEPEVHEDYFKLITAVRNALKLRGTLKEWEEVYRLNKEVKDVEEFFKKATGFTFWSAQRTWVKRIIKGKSFSIIAPTGMGKSTFGAFISIYFASKGKKSYIVVPTTPLVVQTVKKIKGMIERAGVSVKLVYYHGNLKKKEKEEALEKIRSGDFDILVTSSQFLATRFDELLKDKHFDLIFVDDVDAFLKASKNIDRSLLMLGFNEEMIGKAWEIIKLKKQLAKLLSKENSNEEIEKLNREIERLEREIERYKRENEIGILIVASATGSAKGDRIKLYRELLGFEVGSGRSVLRNIVDTYIVPEKSMEEHVAELLEKLGKGGLIFVPIDKGIEYAEHLANYLRERGFKVELVSAKNKKGLELFEQEEVDYLVGVATYYGTIVRGLDLPHLIRFAIFTGVPKFRFSLDLEQPTIYRVLGLMSEILEFLPEEKRSEGEKLYARLRRLIRNIPQFELMKIEEALAEGLELEGFHSHVLEVFKQAVEFLRSALKDEEVLRKIAENPFLSLKKEEEKWYIEIPDVRTYIQASGRTSRLFAGGITKGLSIILVDDQKVFNGLVRQMRWRFVEFDIKRFDEINLEEILKEIDRDREKVRLVIEGKISEQVKDLVKSALMIVESPNKARTIANFFGQPSKRRIGDLVAYEVSIGDKMLTILASGGHMFDLVTTEGYHGVLMLEREGKRYFVPVYDTIKRCRDCGHQFVDWEQKGVCPKCGSRNVHDALENVKAMRDLAQEVDEILIGTDPDTEGEKIAWDIRNVLSPYAPNIKRIEFHEVTRPAILKAIKEARDINEERVNAQLVRRIEDRWIGFELSQKLWQVFENRNLSAGRVQTPVLGWIVQRYKEFTESETDFLGIILENGISVTLEGVKGEVEEVTVREVTIEEREINPLPPYTTDAMLQDASRFLGFSATKTMQLAQDLFELGLTSYHRTDSTHVSNTGIEIAKEYITQEIGEEYFAPRKWGEEGAHEAIRPTRPIDTGRLIQLIRDGIITLPRNLTRDHFKLYDMIFRRFIASQMRPAKVLYEKAVLETPFGDVEVEGYIEVLYDGWSKVKPLPLKQIPKLEKGQKIKVKEVKHWKAPKVSLYTQGDVIALMKERGIGRPSTYAKIVQTLLQRGYVIETKGKKKLVPTDKGIKVYHYLVSKYKDLVSEERTRQLEKIMDEIEEAKANYQEVLNELYEEIRRYVTSS from the coding sequence ATGAAGGCGATTTATAGAGGAATGTGCCCAAACTGTAGAGGTGCCATAACTGACGATAGGCTTGCCAGCAAGAATCCGTGTGATGCGTGCCTTGATGAACCCGAAGTTCATGAAGATTACTTCAAGCTCATAACTGCCGTGAGAAACGCTCTAAAACTTAGGGGAACGCTAAAAGAGTGGGAGGAGGTATACAGGTTAAATAAAGAGGTTAAAGATGTTGAAGAGTTCTTTAAAAAGGCTACAGGTTTCACGTTTTGGAGCGCTCAGAGAACTTGGGTTAAAAGAATAATCAAGGGGAAGAGCTTCTCCATAATCGCCCCCACAGGAATGGGGAAGAGTACATTTGGTGCCTTTATTTCGATATACTTTGCAAGCAAGGGAAAGAAAAGCTACATTGTAGTTCCAACTACCCCCCTCGTCGTCCAGACAGTTAAAAAGATAAAAGGTATGATTGAAAGGGCCGGCGTTTCTGTAAAGCTTGTCTACTATCACGGCAATTTAAAGAAAAAGGAGAAAGAGGAAGCCCTAGAAAAAATAAGATCAGGAGATTTTGACATCCTTGTAACGTCAAGCCAGTTTTTGGCGACTAGGTTCGATGAACTTTTGAAGGACAAGCACTTTGACTTGATATTCGTTGATGACGTTGATGCATTCCTTAAGGCAAGTAAGAACATAGATAGGTCACTCTTAATGCTCGGCTTCAATGAAGAGATGATAGGAAAGGCATGGGAGATAATAAAGCTGAAGAAGCAACTAGCAAAACTTCTTTCAAAAGAGAACTCTAATGAGGAAATAGAAAAGCTAAACAGAGAAATAGAGAGACTTGAAAGAGAAATAGAGAGGTACAAGAGAGAAAATGAGATAGGAATTCTAATAGTGGCATCGGCTACGGGAAGCGCAAAAGGCGATAGGATTAAGCTTTACCGTGAGCTTTTGGGCTTTGAGGTCGGGAGTGGAAGGAGCGTTCTCAGGAACATCGTCGATACTTATATAGTCCCAGAGAAGAGCATGGAGGAGCACGTTGCAGAGTTATTAGAAAAGCTTGGCAAGGGTGGCTTAATATTCGTTCCAATAGATAAGGGAATAGAGTACGCTGAGCACCTAGCCAATTATCTGAGGGAGAGAGGCTTCAAGGTTGAGCTAGTCTCCGCTAAGAACAAGAAGGGATTGGAGCTCTTTGAGCAGGAGGAGGTAGATTATCTGGTTGGTGTTGCAACATATTATGGGACTATAGTTAGGGGATTGGACCTGCCTCACCTTATAAGATTCGCAATCTTTACGGGAGTTCCAAAGTTTAGGTTTTCCCTTGATCTTGAGCAACCAACGATCTATAGGGTTCTCGGCTTGATGAGTGAAATCCTCGAGTTCTTGCCTGAGGAGAAGAGGAGCGAGGGAGAAAAATTATACGCAAGGCTTAGAAGGCTCATTAGAAACATTCCACAATTTGAGCTTATGAAGATAGAGGAAGCTCTAGCGGAGGGTCTAGAACTCGAAGGCTTTCATAGTCACGTTCTTGAGGTGTTTAAGCAAGCCGTTGAATTTCTAAGATCTGCCCTCAAGGACGAGGAGGTTCTAAGGAAGATTGCTGAGAATCCCTTCCTGAGCTTAAAGAAAGAGGAGGAGAAGTGGTACATTGAAATTCCTGATGTGAGAACCTACATCCAGGCGAGTGGAAGAACCTCAAGGCTCTTCGCAGGTGGAATAACAAAGGGACTTAGCATTATCCTCGTCGATGATCAGAAGGTATTTAATGGCCTGGTAAGGCAGATGCGCTGGCGCTTCGTGGAGTTCGACATAAAGAGGTTTGACGAGATCAACCTTGAAGAGATCCTTAAGGAGATTGATAGAGATAGAGAGAAGGTAAGGTTGGTTATCGAAGGCAAGATAAGCGAGCAGGTAAAGGATCTCGTAAAATCCGCCTTAATGATCGTGGAAAGCCCGAACAAGGCGAGGACAATAGCGAACTTCTTCGGCCAGCCAAGCAAGAGGAGAATTGGGGATCTCGTAGCTTACGAAGTCAGCATTGGAGATAAGATGCTCACGATATTGGCCAGTGGGGGTCATATGTTCGACCTCGTCACCACGGAGGGCTATCATGGAGTTCTAATGCTTGAGAGGGAGGGGAAGAGGTACTTCGTTCCCGTCTATGATACAATTAAGAGGTGCAGGGACTGTGGTCATCAGTTTGTTGACTGGGAGCAAAAAGGAGTTTGTCCCAAGTGTGGAAGCAGAAACGTTCATGATGCCCTTGAAAACGTTAAGGCAATGAGGGATCTTGCCCAGGAAGTTGATGAGATACTGATCGGTACAGACCCGGATACCGAGGGAGAAAAGATAGCCTGGGATATAAGGAACGTTCTCTCACCGTACGCTCCAAACATAAAGAGGATAGAGTTCCATGAAGTAACGAGGCCGGCAATTCTAAAGGCAATAAAGGAGGCAAGGGACATAAACGAGGAGAGGGTAAACGCCCAGCTCGTCAGGAGGATAGAAGATAGGTGGATAGGATTCGAGCTGAGCCAAAAGCTATGGCAAGTCTTCGAGAACAGGAACCTCTCCGCGGGGAGGGTTCAGACTCCAGTCTTAGGCTGGATAGTGCAGAGGTATAAGGAGTTCACCGAGAGCGAAACGGACTTCCTGGGGATAATCCTTGAAAACGGCATAAGCGTGACCCTTGAGGGTGTTAAGGGTGAGGTTGAGGAAGTCACAGTTAGGGAAGTAACGATAGAGGAAAGGGAAATCAATCCACTCCCACCGTACACCACAGATGCAATGCTTCAGGATGCCTCAAGGTTCCTGGGCTTTTCTGCAACGAAGACCATGCAGCTAGCCCAGGATCTTTTCGAGCTAGGTTTAACGAGTTATCACAGAACCGACTCAACCCATGTAAGCAATACTGGAATAGAGATAGCCAAGGAGTACATAACCCAGGAGATTGGGGAAGAATACTTCGCCCCAAGGAAGTGGGGAGAGGAAGGAGCCCATGAAGCGATAAGGCCAACGAGGCCAATTGACACTGGAAGGCTGATTCAGCTAATTAGGGACGGCATAATAACCTTACCCAGGAACTTAACAAGGGATCACTTCAAACTTTATGATATGATATTTAGGAGATTCATAGCCAGCCAGATGAGGCCGGCTAAAGTTCTTTATGAAAAGGCAGTCCTCGAGACCCCCTTTGGAGACGTTGAGGTTGAGGGTTACATCGAGGTGCTATACGATGGATGGTCTAAGGTAAAGCCGCTACCCCTAAAGCAGATACCTAAGCTCGAGAAGGGCCAAAAGATCAAGGTGAAGGAAGTGAAACATTGGAAAGCTCCCAAGGTCTCCCTATACACCCAGGGTGACGTTATTGCACTAATGAAGGAGAGGGGAATAGGTAGGCCTTCAACTTATGCAAAAATCGTCCAGACGCTCCTACAGAGGGGCTACGTAATAGAAACAAAGGGCAAGAAGAAGCTCGTTCCTACAGACAAGGGAATAAAGGTATACCACTACTTAGTAAGCAAGTATAAAGACTTAGTAAGCGAGGAAAGAACGAGGCAGTTAGAGAAGATCATGGATGAAATTGAAGAAGCAAAGGCCAATTATCAAGAGGTTCTTAATGAGTTATATGAAGAGATTCGGAGATACGTTACCTCTTCTTGA
- a CDS encoding HEPN domain-containing protein, with protein MFEGSEYERWIRQAERTLKSAERDLEHKDYEWASFKAQQAAELAMKAITRALGITLPGHSITKLLKALEEHGIKVPEELYNMAMELDRNYITSRYPLAYSEGSPYEYYSNDIARKLINYAKELVEFAKRIAVQKVEGGE; from the coding sequence ATGTTCGAGGGTAGTGAGTATGAGAGGTGGATAAGGCAAGCAGAGAGAACGTTAAAGTCTGCAGAGAGGGACTTGGAGCATAAAGACTATGAGTGGGCAAGCTTTAAGGCACAGCAAGCAGCGGAATTGGCAATGAAAGCAATAACAAGGGCCCTAGGAATTACGCTCCCGGGCCACTCCATAACGAAACTCCTTAAGGCCCTAGAAGAGCATGGGATCAAGGTACCTGAGGAGCTTTATAATATGGCAATGGAGCTTGACAGGAACTACATAACATCAAGGTACCCTTTAGCGTACTCTGAGGGTTCCCCTTATGAGTACTACTCCAATGATATAGCGAGGAAGCTGATAAATTATGCAAAAGAATTGGTAGAGTTTGCAAAAAGAATAGCAGTTCAAAAGGTGGAAGGGGGAGAATGA
- a CDS encoding methyltransferase domain-containing protein, producing the protein MSLEELYRYLRWRMDPKDEGARKRFQRIVEVAKKLALPENGRILDICAGTGIAGVAFALATNASKLTILDARRDDLEKVYEWIRISGREVQVDKVVGDARSVHELVGEHDIAVLWGLTMPHFDAFDAIKLFASVALTLSKEGYFIIEETDRVYGIMYMVGYKDFLVESEGEGYQLVSVHSGYDKRRGAFKRTYYKLPGFEKVTEEYHRLWDLASQLAIGSIFFKEYKLLDRFQHGVQGVSDVIVFRKPRKNVAEEIIHSPPSTF; encoded by the coding sequence ATGTCACTTGAAGAACTATACAGATATCTAAGATGGAGGATGGACCCCAAAGATGAAGGGGCAAGGAAGCGATTCCAGAGGATAGTTGAGGTAGCAAAAAAGCTTGCTCTCCCAGAAAATGGGAGAATACTAGATATCTGTGCTGGAACGGGAATAGCGGGCGTTGCCTTTGCTCTAGCTACCAACGCCTCAAAACTCACAATTCTTGATGCAAGAAGAGATGATCTGGAGAAAGTCTACGAGTGGATTAGAATTTCAGGAAGAGAAGTACAGGTAGATAAAGTAGTTGGAGATGCTAGAAGTGTTCACGAGCTCGTTGGAGAACATGACATCGCAGTGCTTTGGGGATTGACGATGCCTCACTTCGACGCATTTGATGCGATAAAACTGTTTGCTTCAGTTGCCCTAACCCTCTCAAAAGAGGGATACTTCATAATCGAGGAGACTGACAGAGTTTATGGAATAATGTACATGGTGGGCTACAAGGACTTCCTCGTTGAAAGCGAGGGTGAAGGTTATCAGCTGGTCTCAGTGCATTCGGGCTATGATAAGAGGAGAGGGGCATTTAAGAGGACTTATTATAAGCTCCCAGGATTCGAGAAGGTCACTGAAGAATACCACAGGCTCTGGGATCTAGCCTCTCAACTTGCAATTGGGTCGATATTCTTTAAGGAGTACAAGCTTCTTGATAGATTTCAGCATGGAGTGCAAGGAGTTTCCGATGTCATAGTATTCAGAAAGCCAAGAAAAAATGTTGCAGAGGAAATTATTCATTCTCCCCCTTCCACCTTTTGA